The Methylomonas montana genome has a window encoding:
- a CDS encoding PepSY-associated TM helix domain-containing protein — protein sequence MAEMELTRKNRRKLWLKLHLYLGLVAGAIFVIIGLTGSLLAFELPLDEWLNSKLMTVSIETGRESYQPIDKIVASGIGTLPSVGKAISLDFPRRDGLAFALWFEQPSPNASYLERHQIFINPYTAEVTGQRLLIDFERIWRDPFKDFILRLHYSLGLAKAGMNIVGFIGLGLLFSVLTGLILWWPTPGKLKNALTIKKNASVERLTFDLHKTFGFYSVIVLLFLILSGVYLIFPEYGRGLISVFSPVSPAWPNIQSVLPEHNQVPISFSRVLEVTDMRYPDGEYRRIDFPQDKQGVYLVSKREFDEPNQKHSFRRLWIDQYNGKILHAQDGTNRSAGDAFVEWLYPLHTGEAFGLTGQVIILIMGLVPLSLYVTGVIRWLQKRRVKRLEGTR from the coding sequence ATGGCTGAAATGGAACTGACACGCAAAAATCGCCGTAAACTCTGGCTAAAACTACATTTGTATCTTGGCCTAGTTGCGGGGGCGATCTTTGTAATTATTGGCTTAACTGGAAGTTTGTTAGCATTTGAACTTCCATTAGACGAGTGGCTCAATTCTAAACTTATGACCGTTTCCATTGAAACCGGGCGAGAAAGTTACCAGCCAATCGATAAGATTGTCGCATCGGGTATTGGTACCTTGCCGAGCGTTGGCAAAGCGATAAGCCTTGATTTCCCGCGACGCGACGGACTTGCGTTTGCACTGTGGTTTGAACAGCCATCACCCAATGCAAGCTATCTGGAAAGGCATCAAATTTTTATCAATCCCTATACGGCAGAAGTAACTGGGCAGCGTCTACTAATCGATTTTGAACGGATATGGCGTGATCCGTTTAAGGATTTTATTTTGCGCTTGCATTATTCATTGGGTCTGGCGAAAGCAGGGATGAATATCGTGGGTTTTATAGGCTTGGGTCTATTGTTTTCTGTTTTGACAGGCTTAATTTTGTGGTGGCCCACCCCCGGTAAACTTAAAAACGCACTGACAATCAAGAAAAACGCGAGCGTTGAACGATTAACTTTCGATTTGCATAAGACTTTTGGTTTTTATAGCGTAATTGTTCTTCTTTTTTTGATTTTATCGGGTGTGTATTTAATTTTTCCGGAATACGGTCGCGGCTTGATAAGTGTATTTTCCCCGGTTTCTCCGGCGTGGCCCAACATTCAGAGTGTTTTGCCAGAGCATAATCAAGTACCAATCAGTTTTTCTCGAGTTTTAGAGGTCACCGACATGCGTTACCCTGATGGGGAATATCGGCGAATTGATTTTCCGCAAGATAAGCAAGGTGTGTATCTGGTAAGTAAGCGAGAATTTGACGAACCCAATCAAAAGCATTCGTTTCGACGCCTTTGGATCGATCAATATAATGGCAAAATTCTGCATGCTCAGGATGGAACAAACCGCAGCGCCGGAGATGCGTTTGTCGAATGGCTTTACCCTTTACATACCGGTGAGGCATTCGGCTTAACCGGACAGGTAATCATTCTAATAATGGGCTTGGTGCCCTTGTCGCTGTATGTCACTGGTGTAATACGTTGGCTGCAGAAACGCCGCGTCAAGCGCTTGGAGGGAACTCGGTAA
- a CDS encoding DUF1289 domain-containing protein: protein MKYHPCIDQCTTEGTHCEGCGRSHQEIADTKKLVKAVVEFIQQQDYENPEEFVDRIGKSILKKLQKPA from the coding sequence ATGAAATATCATCCCTGTATCGACCAATGCACCACGGAAGGCACCCACTGCGAAGGCTGCGGCAGATCGCACCAGGAAATCGCCGACACCAAAAAATTGGTTAAAGCGGTGGTCGAGTTTATCCAGCAACAGGATTACGAAAACCCGGAAGAGTTTGTCGACCGCATCGGTAAAAGCATCCTGAAAAAGCTGCAAAAACCTGCCTAA
- a CDS encoding TonB-dependent receptor plug domain-containing protein, translated as MKNIPFHTPPCFTQKPIAHAVGAQVPYARMIGMLPLCLAASVVAAENTQDQAKEKEVVLEQVIVTDKFPSVKALSASEMEADILTSKRAALSDTAKLLEDTPGVSLYGAGGVSSLPVIHGLNDDRVKIDINGMTLTSACANHMNPPLSYIDRSNIGKITILTGVTPVRLGGDSIGGTISVQTPEPVFAEPGKDILLDGSVSSFYRSNGDAFGGSIAAGVATQNVRLDYTGSHTESMNYNDGNGQIVKSTAYENQNHSAALSFKSDKHLVVIRGGQQHIPFQGFPNQRMDLTNNDSIFGNIMHKGTFDWGSLESKFYFESTEHSMNMADDRQNGNPLPPTVVNRFMPMETRGRNLGYKIQAEIPFNERDTVRFGNEFHSQRLNDFWPPVHTNTTVPMSGLSMMDSMMYFMMAPEAYYNIHNGTRDRVGTFAEWEANWSPQWRSLLGLRYDHVNSDTGSVQAYNPNNLNMMGMPQPITALSPQGLANAFNARDHERNNDMFDVTALLQYTPNDMSQYELGFARKNRAPNLYERYTWGQRGMDMAMIGWFGDGNGYVGNMDLTEETANTVSFTAAFHEPKNNLWEVSATPYFTYVNNFIDADRCPTASGCYATQAAQPTGFYLLQFANHDARLWGVDVSGRSQLYKDQALGEFGARAVMSYVRGERMDGGNLYHMMPFNMKLSLDHRLHGWQSTIEMQFVDGKDHVQAIRNETTTPSYMLLNARTGYDWGPVRLDVGLDNVLDKQYYHPLAGAYLGGGWGMSPTNSAFTPAWGNNVPGMGRSAFVGVTIKY; from the coding sequence ATGAAGAATATTCCTTTCCACACTCCTCCTTGTTTTACTCAAAAGCCGATCGCCCATGCTGTCGGTGCGCAGGTACCCTATGCCCGAATGATCGGTATGTTACCGTTATGTCTGGCGGCTTCGGTGGTAGCGGCCGAGAACACTCAGGATCAAGCGAAAGAAAAAGAGGTTGTGCTGGAACAAGTGATCGTCACCGACAAGTTTCCCAGTGTCAAAGCCCTGAGTGCTTCGGAAATGGAAGCGGACATCCTCACCAGCAAACGCGCCGCACTCAGCGATACCGCCAAATTGCTTGAAGATACGCCGGGCGTCAGTCTGTACGGCGCGGGTGGTGTGTCCAGTTTACCGGTGATTCATGGCTTGAACGACGACCGTGTCAAGATCGATATCAACGGGATGACGCTGACCTCGGCTTGCGCCAATCACATGAACCCGCCACTGTCGTATATTGATCGCAGCAATATCGGCAAGATCACGATTCTGACTGGGGTGACACCCGTGCGTCTGGGCGGCGACAGCATCGGTGGCACGATCTCGGTGCAAACCCCTGAGCCGGTATTTGCCGAGCCGGGCAAGGATATTTTGCTGGACGGCAGCGTGTCCTCGTTTTACCGCAGCAACGGCGATGCGTTTGGCGGCAGCATCGCCGCCGGCGTGGCGACGCAAAACGTGCGGCTGGACTACACCGGCTCGCACACCGAGAGCATGAATTACAACGACGGCAACGGCCAGATCGTCAAATCTACGGCTTACGAAAACCAAAACCACTCGGCAGCCTTGTCGTTTAAATCCGATAAGCATTTGGTGGTGATCCGCGGTGGTCAGCAGCATATCCCTTTCCAGGGTTTCCCGAATCAGCGGATGGATTTGACCAACAACGACAGCATCTTCGGCAACATCATGCACAAGGGTACGTTCGATTGGGGTTCGCTGGAGAGCAAATTCTATTTCGAAAGCACCGAGCATAGTATGAATATGGCCGATGACAGGCAGAATGGCAATCCGCTCCCGCCTACTGTCGTTAATCGGTTCATGCCGATGGAAACCCGCGGCAGAAACTTGGGTTATAAGATCCAGGCCGAAATTCCGTTCAATGAGCGTGATACCGTGCGATTCGGTAACGAATTTCACAGCCAACGGCTGAATGATTTTTGGCCGCCCGTGCATACCAATACCACAGTGCCTATGTCCGGTCTGAGCATGATGGACAGCATGATGTATTTCATGATGGCGCCGGAAGCCTATTACAACATCCACAACGGTACACGCGATAGAGTGGGCACATTCGCCGAGTGGGAAGCCAATTGGTCGCCGCAATGGCGCAGCTTGTTGGGTTTGCGCTACGACCACGTCAATTCCGATACGGGCAGTGTGCAGGCATACAATCCAAATAACCTGAATATGATGGGCATGCCTCAGCCCATTACGGCCTTGTCTCCTCAAGGTTTGGCGAATGCTTTTAATGCCCGCGATCACGAACGAAATAACGACATGTTCGACGTGACTGCTTTGCTGCAATACACGCCGAATGACATGAGCCAGTACGAATTAGGCTTTGCCCGGAAAAACCGTGCCCCTAACCTTTATGAGCGCTATACCTGGGGGCAACGCGGCATGGATATGGCGATGATAGGCTGGTTCGGCGACGGCAATGGTTATGTCGGCAATATGGACTTGACCGAGGAAACCGCCAATACCGTCAGCTTTACCGCGGCATTCCACGAACCCAAGAATAATCTTTGGGAAGTCAGTGCGACGCCTTACTTTACCTATGTGAACAACTTCATCGACGCCGATCGTTGTCCGACGGCTTCGGGCTGTTATGCGACGCAAGCCGCTCAACCCACCGGCTTCTATTTGCTGCAATTCGCCAACCACGACGCCAGGTTGTGGGGCGTGGATGTTTCTGGCCGCTCTCAGCTTTACAAGGATCAAGCACTCGGCGAATTCGGTGCTCGCGCCGTGATGAGCTATGTGCGCGGCGAACGCATGGATGGCGGCAATCTGTATCATATGATGCCGTTTAATATGAAGTTAAGTCTGGATCATCGCTTGCACGGCTGGCAAAGCACGATCGAAATGCAATTTGTCGATGGTAAAGACCATGTGCAAGCGATCAGGAACGAAACGACGACGCCTTCCTACATGCTGCTGAACGCCAGAACTGGCTATGACTGGGGCCCGGTACGGCTGGATGTCGGACTGGATAACGTACTGGATAAACAGTATTACCATCCGCTGGCCGGCGCCTATCTGGGCGGCGGCTGGGGGATGAGTCCTACCAATTCAGCATTTACGCCCGCCTGGGGTAACAACGTGCCCGGCATGGGCCGCTCGGCCTTTGTCGGTGTCACCATCAAATACTGA
- a CDS encoding response regulator has product MNQAQPLILLIEDDPQTRRFLKSSLSNRGWRIIEADSGKTGLALVKSDKPDCVILDLGLPDMDGISVTRRLRQLSDLPVLVLSARSQEQNKIMALDAGADDYLTKPFGSGELHARLQALLRRVTRGIGSYESFETGQLRVDLARRKVFIAENEVRITPIEYRLLSILIRHAGLVVTHRQLLAEVWGAEHVNDQHYLRIYMGQLRHKLEVNPARPRYLLTEVGVGYRLAADAD; this is encoded by the coding sequence ATGAATCAAGCCCAACCTTTAATCTTGCTGATCGAAGACGATCCGCAAACCCGGCGTTTTCTGAAAAGCAGCCTGAGTAATCGGGGCTGGCGCATCATCGAAGCCGACAGCGGCAAGACCGGACTGGCGTTGGTGAAAAGCGACAAGCCGGACTGCGTGATTTTGGATTTGGGTTTGCCGGATATGGACGGCATCTCGGTGACTCGGCGTTTGCGGCAGTTGTCCGATCTGCCGGTGTTGGTGTTGTCGGCGCGCAGCCAGGAACAAAACAAGATCATGGCGCTGGATGCAGGCGCCGATGATTATCTGACCAAACCGTTCGGCAGCGGCGAACTGCATGCCCGCCTGCAAGCCTTGTTGCGTCGGGTAACTCGCGGTATCGGCAGTTACGAAAGTTTCGAGACTGGGCAATTGCGAGTGGATCTGGCCCGCCGAAAAGTGTTTATCGCCGAAAACGAAGTACGGATTACGCCGATCGAATACCGGCTATTGAGCATTTTGATCCGCCATGCCGGCTTGGTGGTTACGCATCGGCAATTGCTGGCGGAAGTCTGGGGTGCCGAACACGTTAACGACCAGCATTATCTACGGATTTACATGGGCCAGCTTCGCCACAAGCTGGAAGTCAATCCGGCCCGACCGCGTTATCTTTTGACCGAAGTAGGCGTCGGTTATCGCTTGGCGGCGGATGCGGATTGA
- a CDS encoding DUF4118 domain-containing protein: protein MHSQTKQILPIAKAERWHGYAWGVAAPFLCTAIDWPLRHVLGPASILMTFLLGVFLVASRYGRGASITASLLSSPVFAYYFAPPIFSFAISDLQNMVGLAVMIIVANLTSNLLDKARWQAEIARQRENRAEALYRFSRALSDAQNNQTLAMTAVRHIYEEFHTPAVLLFADDHDALSLPSAEPLPCSLPGVDLMAARQAFQLRTILQERNLIYYPLQGSQALLGVLAIRSEPEANLVDPELSALFDTFRNLIAQTLERLNLAGQARDAILQAEAEALRNALLSAISHDLRTPLTRIIGAANALIDSAKDFSADEKQEFYKAVVDEAQRMAELTSKILDMARLSSGEIVLHREWNALEEIVGSALTRLNKYLQDRPVRTQLPGSLPLVWIDAVLLEQVLVNLIENAIKYTPSGSPIDIGAEKAEHGLRLAVSDYGPGIPAGMEEKIFEKFYRATAETQQNGVGLGLALCRAIVEAHGGTINAVNIAGKGAAFFIDLPLHEPPPLNWNEAGIPV, encoded by the coding sequence TTGCACAGTCAGACTAAGCAAATATTGCCAATAGCGAAAGCGGAGCGCTGGCATGGCTATGCCTGGGGCGTGGCCGCACCGTTTCTTTGCACCGCTATAGATTGGCCATTACGGCACGTATTGGGGCCGGCCAGTATTCTGATGACGTTTCTACTGGGCGTGTTTCTGGTGGCTAGCCGCTATGGCCGGGGGGCGTCGATTACCGCTTCGCTGCTGAGTTCGCCGGTATTTGCTTATTATTTTGCCCCGCCGATTTTTTCGTTTGCGATTTCCGACCTGCAAAATATGGTCGGCTTGGCGGTGATGATCATTGTCGCCAATCTCACCAGTAACCTACTGGACAAGGCTCGCTGGCAAGCCGAGATTGCCCGGCAGCGCGAAAATCGTGCCGAAGCCTTGTATCGTTTCAGTCGCGCCTTATCGGATGCCCAGAACAATCAAACGCTGGCGATGACTGCGGTGAGGCATATTTACGAAGAGTTTCATACGCCAGCGGTGTTGTTGTTTGCCGATGATCATGACGCTCTGAGTTTACCCAGCGCCGAACCGCTGCCTTGTTCTTTGCCAGGCGTCGATTTGATGGCAGCCCGGCAGGCGTTTCAACTGCGGACGATATTGCAAGAGCGGAATCTGATTTATTACCCATTACAAGGATCGCAGGCTCTGCTGGGGGTTTTGGCGATCCGTTCGGAGCCGGAAGCGAACTTGGTCGATCCGGAGTTAAGCGCATTATTCGATACCTTCCGTAATTTGATTGCCCAGACGTTGGAGCGTTTGAATTTGGCTGGGCAGGCTAGGGATGCCATTCTGCAAGCCGAGGCCGAGGCCTTGCGCAATGCCTTGTTGAGCGCGATTTCCCACGATTTGCGCACGCCATTGACCCGTATTATCGGGGCCGCCAATGCATTGATCGATAGCGCCAAGGATTTTTCCGCCGATGAAAAGCAGGAGTTTTATAAAGCTGTCGTCGACGAAGCCCAACGTATGGCTGAATTGACCAGCAAAATTTTGGACATGGCCCGGCTGAGCAGCGGCGAGATCGTGCTGCATCGGGAGTGGAATGCGCTCGAGGAGATTGTCGGCAGCGCCTTGACCCGATTGAACAAATATTTGCAGGATCGGCCGGTGCGCACCCAGTTGCCGGGTAGCCTGCCCCTGGTCTGGATCGACGCAGTGTTACTGGAACAGGTCTTGGTCAATCTGATCGAAAATGCCATCAAATACACTCCGTCAGGTAGTCCGATCGACATTGGTGCCGAGAAGGCGGAGCACGGTTTGCGTTTGGCGGTTTCCGACTATGGCCCCGGTATTCCTGCCGGCATGGAAGAAAAAATATTCGAGAAATTCTATCGCGCCACCGCAGAAACCCAACAAAACGGGGTAGGGCTGGGCTTGGCGTTGTGCCGAGCGATTGTCGAGGCGCACGGCGGTACGATAAACGCGGTCAATATCGCCGGTAAGGGTGCGGCATTTTTCATCGACTTACCCTTGCACGAACCGCCGCCGCTAAACTGGAACGAGGCCGGGATACCTGTCTGA
- the nhaD gene encoding sodium:proton antiporter NhaD, producing the protein MLPEWGYAETVSADAQPLDLTHHWAGYFSLTVMVAAYVAAMFEEVTELRKSKPMLLAAALIWFVIVLVYQEQGNDLQAVTAFKSNLQTYIELLLFIMVSMTYLNAMEDMCIFDALKVWLVSKHLSYRQLFWITGLLVFFISCVVNGLTAGLLMGAVAVAVGKNSPRFVSLACLNIVIATNAGGTFSPLGGISTLFVWQHGMLGFTQFFKLFLPCLVNFLIPALAMHLALPKDKPDIEADLVDLPRGAKRIIFLFGLTIGLAVSFDMMLHLPAAAGMMAGLSLLQFFYFFLHKTDKPDTQQQSDYSLFFGGGDLNATAVNASRFDIFDKVGRLEWDTLLFFYGAMMGIGGLGYIGYLDAISQVLYGQLSPSLANVLIGLSSAFVDNGTLMFAVLTMHPDIPQGQWLLLTLTLGVGGSLLAIGSAPGIGLLGQAKGQYTFSSHMKWCPVILLGYFASIGVHFLVNANSF; encoded by the coding sequence ATGTTGCCCGAATGGGGATATGCCGAAACGGTGTCGGCCGACGCGCAACCGTTGGATTTAACGCATCATTGGGCCGGATATTTTTCGCTGACGGTGATGGTGGCGGCCTATGTCGCGGCGATGTTCGAAGAAGTGACCGAACTGCGCAAATCAAAACCGATGCTGCTGGCCGCAGCCTTGATCTGGTTTGTCATCGTGTTGGTTTATCAAGAACAAGGCAACGACTTACAGGCGGTAACCGCCTTCAAGAGCAATTTGCAGACTTATATCGAACTCTTGCTGTTCATCATGGTATCGATGACCTACTTAAATGCGATGGAAGACATGTGCATCTTCGATGCCTTAAAAGTTTGGCTGGTCAGTAAACATCTGAGTTATCGGCAATTATTCTGGATTACCGGCTTACTGGTCTTTTTTATATCTTGTGTTGTCAATGGCTTGACCGCTGGGTTATTGATGGGCGCGGTGGCGGTAGCTGTGGGTAAAAACAGTCCGCGCTTCGTGTCTTTGGCTTGCCTCAATATCGTGATTGCCACCAATGCCGGGGGCACGTTTAGTCCGCTAGGCGGCATTTCGACGCTGTTTGTTTGGCAACACGGCATGTTGGGTTTTACCCAGTTTTTCAAACTGTTCCTACCATGTCTGGTGAATTTTCTGATTCCGGCATTGGCGATGCATTTGGCATTACCCAAGGATAAGCCGGATATTGAAGCCGATTTAGTCGATTTGCCACGTGGCGCCAAGCGTATTATTTTTCTGTTCGGGCTTACTATCGGTTTGGCGGTCAGCTTCGACATGATGCTGCATTTACCGGCTGCGGCTGGCATGATGGCCGGCTTATCGCTACTGCAATTTTTTTATTTCTTCCTGCATAAAACCGATAAGCCGGATACCCAGCAGCAATCGGATTATTCCTTATTTTTTGGCGGCGGCGATTTGAATGCTACGGCTGTCAACGCCAGTCGTTTCGATATATTCGATAAGGTCGGCCGTCTGGAATGGGATACCTTGCTGTTTTTTTACGGGGCGATGATGGGCATCGGCGGCTTGGGTTATATCGGTTATCTGGATGCCATTTCTCAAGTTTTGTATGGGCAGTTGAGTCCATCGCTGGCCAATGTGCTGATTGGTTTGTCGTCGGCCTTTGTCGATAACGGTACGTTGATGTTTGCAGTGTTGACCATGCATCCGGATATTCCGCAAGGCCAATGGCTATTGCTGACCTTGACCTTGGGTGTCGGCGGTAGCTTGTTGGCGATCGGTTCCGCGCCCGGCATAGGTTTATTGGGTCAAGCGAAGGGACAATACACTTTCAGCAGTCATATGAAGTGGTGTCCGGTGATTTTGCTGGGTTACTTTGCCAGTATCGGCGTGCATTTTCTGGTCAATGCCAATTCTTTTTGA
- the cysZ gene encoding sulfate transporter CysZ, with translation MLNITRGNNPLFALGCLWQGVKMLTHPELRKYLLIPLFINMVLYTGAFVLGYHSVSALIHSFIPDWLSWLNWILWPLFFISFLVIGFFTFTLFANLIAAPYYSQLAAKTLQLISGGSVVKADLPWDKVFFGELRRVGYLLLRVLPLLLLFLIPVINLIAPLLWAAFAAWGIAMEFLAYPLEERGLPFPEQKQFMQQTRWGVMSFGGLTGLGLTLPIVNLLMGQAAVIGATIYVYRLSETGSNNQ, from the coding sequence ATGTTAAATATCACGCGCGGCAATAACCCTTTATTTGCGCTGGGCTGTTTGTGGCAGGGCGTCAAAATGCTCACACATCCCGAGTTGCGCAAATACCTGTTGATTCCCTTGTTTATCAATATGGTGTTGTATACCGGCGCGTTCGTGCTGGGCTACCATTCGGTATCGGCCTTGATTCATTCCTTCATTCCGGACTGGCTGTCCTGGTTGAACTGGATTTTATGGCCACTGTTTTTTATCAGCTTTTTGGTGATCGGCTTCTTTACCTTTACGCTGTTCGCCAATCTGATCGCCGCGCCGTATTACAGCCAGTTAGCCGCCAAGACCCTGCAACTGATCAGCGGCGGCAGCGTTGTCAAAGCCGATCTGCCCTGGGACAAGGTATTTTTCGGCGAACTGCGGCGAGTAGGCTACCTGTTGCTTCGAGTGCTACCCTTACTGTTGCTGTTTTTGATACCGGTGATCAATCTGATCGCGCCTTTACTGTGGGCCGCATTTGCCGCCTGGGGCATCGCGATGGAATTCCTGGCTTATCCGCTGGAGGAACGCGGCCTACCGTTTCCCGAGCAGAAACAATTTATGCAGCAAACCCGTTGGGGAGTGATGAGTTTCGGCGGCCTGACCGGCCTGGGCTTGACCCTGCCTATCGTCAATCTGCTGATGGGCCAGGCGGCGGTGATCGGCGCGACGATTTATGTGTATCGCCTGTCTGAAACAGGCTCTAACAACCAATGA
- a CDS encoding Nramp family divalent metal transporter has protein sequence MNNTDLHSLPRHSVPAFPGWWAALGPGVVWMALAQGSGELIWWPYMIAKYGLTFLWLLVPACLLQYPLNLEIGRYTLLTGESIFHGFIRLHRGFGIFLWLLMTVSFLWFGAFASAGGTAMAELTHWPAGWTQRGQSLFWGYASIAVFVTAILASGVVYTLIERFMKLVAVVTVVGLLSACLQSDVLKALPAFSLGLLGPVGEMPRPWDSGDASKLLTAITFAGLGGFWILFYSYWLRDKGAGMAGLVGRITGLGGSEEAVLSDGFLPQDEAESAKNWSTWRRFLSIDIMVGIVGNLFTTLMTCLLAYALLFPKGLLPQEYELAVVQSQFFAVSWGEIGRLLFLVVAAAFLTDTWLATADAVSRIQTDIVMTLFPKSRRLPARRWYYIFLGLLTVITSLTMQLDAPGPLILTSAIIGFGGTIMFPVALYLINHKMLPPHLPAWARPKGKPWLLGLSFVVYLLLAVLYVKASLKL, from the coding sequence ATGAACAACACCGACTTGCACTCCCTCCCGCGTCACAGCGTCCCTGCTTTCCCCGGCTGGTGGGCCGCGCTTGGGCCTGGCGTGGTATGGATGGCGCTGGCGCAAGGCAGCGGCGAGCTGATCTGGTGGCCGTACATGATCGCCAAATACGGCCTGACTTTTTTATGGCTGCTGGTACCGGCCTGTTTGCTGCAATATCCGTTGAACCTGGAAATCGGCCGCTACACGCTGCTGACCGGCGAGAGCATCTTCCACGGTTTTATTCGTTTGCATCGCGGCTTTGGGATCTTTTTGTGGCTGTTGATGACGGTGTCGTTTTTGTGGTTCGGCGCTTTTGCCTCGGCCGGCGGCACCGCGATGGCGGAACTGACGCATTGGCCGGCGGGCTGGACGCAGCGCGGGCAAAGCCTGTTTTGGGGCTATGCCTCGATTGCGGTGTTTGTCACGGCGATCCTGGCCAGCGGCGTGGTTTACACGCTGATAGAACGCTTCATGAAGCTGGTGGCGGTCGTGACCGTGGTCGGTTTGTTGTCGGCCTGCCTGCAAAGCGACGTACTCAAGGCCCTGCCGGCATTTAGCCTGGGCCTGCTCGGCCCGGTCGGCGAGATGCCGCGCCCCTGGGACAGCGGCGATGCCAGCAAGTTATTGACCGCGATCACTTTCGCCGGTCTGGGCGGCTTCTGGATTTTGTTTTATTCCTACTGGCTACGCGACAAGGGCGCGGGGATGGCCGGCCTGGTCGGCCGCATTACTGGCTTGGGCGGTTCCGAAGAAGCGGTGCTCAGCGACGGTTTTCTACCGCAAGACGAAGCTGAAAGCGCGAAAAACTGGTCAACTTGGCGGCGATTTTTGAGCATCGACATTATGGTCGGTATCGTCGGCAATCTGTTCACCACCTTGATGACCTGCTTGCTGGCTTATGCTTTGCTGTTTCCCAAAGGCTTGCTGCCGCAGGAGTACGAACTGGCCGTGGTGCAAAGCCAGTTCTTCGCGGTGAGTTGGGGTGAGATAGGCCGCTTATTGTTTCTAGTCGTCGCCGCAGCCTTCCTGACCGACACCTGGCTGGCCACCGCCGACGCGGTGAGCCGAATTCAGACCGACATTGTAATGACCTTGTTTCCGAAAAGTCGCCGCCTGCCCGCCCGGCGCTGGTATTACATTTTCCTGGGCTTACTGACCGTCATCACCTCGCTGACCATGCAACTCGACGCCCCCGGCCCGCTGATTCTGACCAGCGCCATCATCGGCTTCGGCGGCACCATAATGTTTCCGGTAGCGTTGTATTTGATCAACCACAAAATGCTGCCGCCGCATCTGCCGGCGTGGGCTAGGCCTAAAGGCAAGCCCTGGCTATTGGGTTTGAGTTTTGTGGTGTATTTGCTGTTGGCTGTGTTGTATGTAAAAGCCAGTCTTAAACTTTGA
- a CDS encoding type II toxin-antitoxin system ParD family antitoxin produces the protein MTNLEKTSIALTPEMAAIVRQCVESGAYASSSELIREALRDWKTNRSLQQSELQVLKSLWQAGIDSGSGKFTDMDAIKMEARKRLASSTE, from the coding sequence ATGACCAACCTCGAAAAAACATCTATCGCTCTAACACCCGAAATGGCTGCTATTGTGCGGCAATGTGTTGAAAGTGGTGCATACGCCAGTTCCAGCGAACTCATCCGTGAAGCATTGCGTGACTGGAAAACTAATCGGTCATTGCAGCAAAGTGAACTTCAAGTTCTGAAAAGTCTTTGGCAGGCAGGTATTGATAGTGGCTCTGGAAAATTTACCGATATGGATGCCATTAAAATGGAAGCCAGAAAACGCCTTGCATCATCCACTGAATAG